In Nyctibius grandis isolate bNycGra1 chromosome 6, bNycGra1.pri, whole genome shotgun sequence, a single genomic region encodes these proteins:
- the S100P gene encoding protein S100-P, translating into MSQLETAMGMTIAVFDKYAKTDGNRQTLTKAELKTLLEAELPNFLSSGKDRDAIDRVFKNLDENGDSQVDFKEFIIFVAALTCCCHDYFEQKGAK; encoded by the exons ATGTCTCAGCTGGAAACTGCGATGGGAATGACCATTGCTGTCTTTGACAAGTATGCGAAGACTGATGGCAACAGGCAAACCCTCACCAAAGCAGAACTAAAGACCCTCCTGGAAGCAGAGCTCCCAAACTTCCTCTCG tcaGGGAAGGACAGGGACGCCATTGACAGAGTCTTCAAGAACCTGGATGAAAACGGCGATTCCCAAGTGGACTTCAAAGAATTTATCATCTTTGTGGCAGCTCTGACGTGCTGCTGTCACGACTATTTTGAGCAGAAAGGAGCCAAATAA